Proteins encoded within one genomic window of Deltaproteobacteria bacterium:
- a CDS encoding TIGR00730 family Rossman fold protein — MVDDFKGKESWWLLRIMSEFVDGFDELSDIGPAVSIFGSARLHANSKFYKQCVEVARLLSKEGYAIITGGGPGIMEAANKGAAEHGVSVGLNISLPQEQKANNYQNRSLYFRYFFARKVMFVKYAIGYVCMPGGFGTLDELFEALTLMQTHKIYTFPIILFGSEYWRPVIDFMRKTMLKYKTIDEEDLELLHLTDDPREVVSLINRHMRKKERLIKKAKKGAAATVKKY, encoded by the coding sequence ATGGTAGACGATTTCAAGGGCAAGGAGTCATGGTGGCTGCTGCGCATCATGAGCGAGTTCGTCGACGGCTTCGACGAACTCTCCGACATAGGCCCGGCGGTATCGATCTTCGGCTCGGCCCGGCTCCATGCAAACAGCAAGTTCTACAAGCAGTGCGTCGAGGTGGCGCGCCTTCTCTCCAAGGAGGGCTACGCCATAATAACCGGCGGGGGACCGGGCATCATGGAGGCGGCCAACAAGGGGGCCGCCGAGCACGGCGTATCGGTGGGGCTCAACATCTCGCTGCCCCAGGAGCAGAAGGCCAACAACTACCAGAACCGCTCCCTCTACTTCCGCTATTTCTTCGCCCGCAAGGTCATGTTCGTCAAGTACGCCATCGGCTACGTCTGCATGCCCGGCGGCTTCGGCACCCTTGACGAGCTCTTCGAGGCCCTCACGCTCATGCAGACCCACAAGATATACACCTTCCCCATCATACTCTTCGGCAGCGAGTACTGGCGGCCCGTAATCGACTTCATGCGAAAGACCATGCTCAAGTACAAGACCATAGACGAGGAGGACCTGGAACTGCTCCACCTCACCGACGACCCCAGGGAGGTGGTGAGCCTCATAAACAGGCACATGAGGAAGAAGGAGAGGCTCATAAAGAAAGCGAAAAAAGGCGCCGCGGCGACGGTTAAGAAGTATTAA
- a CDS encoding Ppx/GppA family phosphatase, which produces MRAARESGARAPRRASIDIGTNTLRLLVAEVEGRSLTPLVYERRITRLGGGYSEKRGISPEAARRTLRALEEFAALLGREGVDEVRAVATSVVRRAVNGRAFLDEVRERTGIDAEVIDGGEEARLSLIGVLSVVERRGPLLAVDIGGGSTEFIAAAEGGGVSSWSMEMGVVHLAERYLASDPPAAAELSAMEAGIARVLGALKGRMKEDGVEPGAYGPSAGARLVGTAGTVTTLAALDLGLERYDRERINNHVLRKAVLRRLYRRLSAMTAARRCRLPGLEKGREDLIIPGAAIALETMGAFGQEEMIVSDAGLLEGVILDGAGAPRAL; this is translated from the coding sequence GTGAGGGCCGCGCGGGAGAGCGGAGCCCGTGCGCCGCGGCGGGCCTCCATAGACATTGGGACCAACACGCTGCGGCTGCTCGTGGCGGAGGTCGAGGGCCGTAGCCTCACCCCTCTCGTCTACGAGCGGAGGATAACGCGCCTTGGCGGCGGCTACAGCGAGAAGAGGGGCATAAGCCCCGAGGCGGCCCGCAGAACACTGAGGGCCCTCGAGGAGTTCGCCGCCCTGCTCGGGCGCGAGGGTGTGGATGAGGTGAGGGCCGTCGCCACCAGCGTGGTGAGAAGGGCCGTCAACGGCCGCGCCTTCCTCGACGAGGTGAGGGAACGCACGGGCATCGACGCGGAGGTCATAGACGGCGGCGAGGAGGCGAGGCTATCGCTCATCGGCGTGCTCAGCGTCGTGGAGCGGCGCGGCCCCCTCCTCGCAGTCGACATAGGAGGCGGGAGCACGGAGTTCATCGCCGCCGCAGAGGGAGGCGGCGTTTCGTCGTGGAGCATGGAGATGGGGGTCGTCCATCTCGCGGAGCGATACCTCGCAAGCGACCCGCCCGCCGCAGCCGAGCTCTCGGCCATGGAGGCCGGGATAGCGCGGGTGCTCGGCGCGTTGAAAGGGCGCATGAAGGAGGACGGCGTGGAGCCCGGCGCCTACGGTCCTTCGGCCGGTGCGCGCCTTGTGGGCACGGCCGGAACGGTCACGACGCTGGCCGCCCTGGACCTCGGCCTCGAACGCTACGACAGGGAGAGGATAAACAACCACGTGCTCCGCAAAGCGGTGCTCCGGCGTCTCTACCGGCGGCTTTCGGCCATGACCGCGGCCCGGCGATGCCGGCTGCCCGGCCTTGAGAAGGGGCGCGAGGACCTCATAATACCGGGCGCCGCCATAGCGCTCGAGACGATGGGGGCCTTCGGACAGGAGGAGATGATCGTGAGCGACGCCGGGCTTCTCGAAGGCGTCATACTCGACGGTGCCGGAGCGCCGCGGGCGCTTTGA
- a CDS encoding biopolymer transporter ExbD: protein MGWKLTSGEERIMAEINVTPLTDVMLVLLVIFMVTTPLIMMESLKIKLPRAETAAGEPGRAVTVTVTGEGSVFVGDEAVPMDRLEERLAEALSGRSGRGVLLRADRSSRHGVVVEVLDKARKAGASRLSIATEPGEVDVSR, encoded by the coding sequence GTGGGATGGAAGCTGACAAGCGGTGAGGAGCGCATAATGGCGGAGATAAACGTTACACCGCTCACGGACGTGATGCTCGTGCTCCTCGTCATATTCATGGTGACGACGCCGCTCATAATGATGGAGTCGCTCAAGATAAAGCTCCCCCGCGCCGAGACGGCGGCCGGCGAGCCCGGCCGGGCCGTGACCGTCACGGTGACCGGTGAAGGCTCGGTCTTCGTCGGCGACGAAGCCGTGCCCATGGACAGGCTCGAAGAGAGGCTCGCCGAGGCGCTCTCCGGGAGGTCCGGCCGCGGCGTGCTGCTGCGCGCGGACCGCTCCTCGAGGCACGGCGTCGTCGTCGAGGTGCTCGACAAGGCGAGGAAGGCCGGGGCGTCGCGGCTCTCCATAGCCACCGAGCCGGGCGAGGTGGACGTAAGCAGGTGA
- the guaB gene encoding IMP dehydrogenase produces MTERIDMKEGLTFDDVLLVPAYSEVLPRDVDVSTRLTREIRLNIPLVSAAMDSVTETRMAIAIALEGGIGIIHKNLTVAEQAAMVDKVKKYESVVILKPMTLSPEQRVADALEIMKREHISGFPVVKDGVLVGIVTNRDLRFEEDPERSISDIMTREVVTAPEGISIEKAKEILHRHRIEKLPVVDGMGRLKGLITVTDIEKRERFPNSCKDGFGRLRVGAAVGVSFDREERVAALIEAGVDALVIDTAHGHSRGVIDAVASTKKNFDCPLIAGNVATAEAAEALIRAGVDAVKVGVGPGSICTTRVVTGIGVPQITAVMDAVAVARKKDIPVIADGGIKFSGDITKALAAGADSVMIGGLFAGTDESPGETVLYQGRTFKVYRGMGSIEAMKKGSRDRYFQDDVESELKLVPEGIEGRVPYKGPISSSIYQLVGGLKAGMGYCGAKNLAELREKARFVRISPSGLRESHVHDVIVTKEPPNYKLDI; encoded by the coding sequence ATGACCGAAAGAATAGACATGAAGGAAGGGCTCACCTTCGACGACGTGCTGCTCGTGCCGGCCTACTCGGAGGTGCTGCCCAGGGACGTTGACGTATCGACGCGGCTTACGCGGGAGATAAGGCTCAACATACCGCTCGTGAGCGCCGCCATGGACTCGGTGACGGAGACGCGCATGGCCATAGCCATAGCCCTCGAGGGCGGCATCGGCATCATCCACAAGAATCTCACCGTGGCCGAGCAGGCCGCCATGGTCGACAAGGTGAAAAAATACGAGTCCGTCGTCATCCTCAAGCCCATGACCCTCTCCCCGGAACAGCGTGTGGCCGACGCCCTGGAGATCATGAAGCGCGAACACATTTCGGGCTTTCCCGTGGTGAAGGACGGCGTGCTCGTCGGCATTGTGACAAACCGTGACCTCCGCTTCGAGGAGGACCCCGAGCGCAGCATATCGGATATAATGACCAGGGAGGTGGTCACCGCTCCCGAGGGCATCTCCATCGAGAAGGCCAAGGAGATACTCCACCGCCACAGGATAGAGAAGCTTCCGGTGGTGGACGGCATGGGGCGCCTCAAGGGGCTCATAACGGTCACGGACATAGAAAAGCGCGAGAGGTTTCCCAACTCCTGCAAGGACGGGTTCGGCAGGCTGCGCGTGGGCGCCGCCGTGGGCGTCTCCTTCGACCGCGAGGAGAGGGTGGCGGCGCTCATAGAGGCCGGCGTGGACGCCTTGGTCATAGACACGGCCCACGGCCACAGCAGGGGCGTCATAGACGCCGTGGCCTCCACCAAGAAGAACTTCGACTGCCCGCTCATCGCCGGCAACGTGGCCACCGCCGAGGCGGCCGAGGCGCTCATAAGGGCCGGTGTGGACGCCGTGAAGGTCGGCGTGGGCCCGGGCTCCATATGCACGACCCGTGTGGTCACCGGCATAGGCGTCCCGCAGATAACGGCCGTCATGGACGCCGTGGCCGTGGCGAGGAAAAAGGACATACCCGTCATAGCCGACGGCGGCATAAAGTTCTCGGGCGACATAACAAAGGCACTCGCCGCCGGCGCCGACTCGGTCATGATAGGGGGGCTCTTCGCCGGCACCGACGAGAGCCCCGGCGAGACCGTGCTGTACCAGGGACGGACCTTCAAGGTCTACCGCGGCATGGGCTCCATCGAGGCCATGAAGAAGGGGAGCAGGGACCGCTACTTCCAGGACGACGTGGAGAGCGAGCTCAAGCTCGTGCCCGAGGGCATCGAGGGCCGCGTCCCCTACAAGGGGCCCATATCGTCGTCCATCTACCAGCTCGTCGGGGGGCTCAAGGCGGGCATGGGCTACTGCGGCGCCAAGAACCTCGCCGAGCTGCGCGAAAAGGCCCGCTTCGTGAGGATAAGCCCCTCGGGACTGCGCGAAAGCCACGTCCACGACGTGATAGTCACCAAGGAGCCGCCCAACTATAAACTCGACATCTGA
- the guaA gene encoding glutamine-hydrolyzing GMP synthase gives MDIHDQKVLIIDFGSQYTQLIARRIREAGVYCEIHPPPEQMAAVKAFAPRGIVLSGGPASVFDRGAPKIDGALFELGVPVLGICYGMQLTAHLLGGKLERSGRREYGEAFIEPVGRHALFSGLRKKSYRVWMSHGDRVETPPPGFVVTARSSNGVIAAMRHGEEKIFGLQFHPEVAHTECGERIIRNFLFRVCRLEASWTMKGFIESAVGEIRKKVGHARVVCGISGGVDSAVTAVLVHRAVGDRLTCIFVDNGVLRKGEAAKVEAALRRNFHMDIRCVDARERFFARLRGVRDPERKRKIIGREFIRVFEEEAGKIKGVKFLAQGTLYPDVIESVSFKGPSATIKSHHNVGGLLKRMKLRLVEPLRELFKDEVRRLGRELGMADELVSRHPFPGPGLAIRIIGPVTEERCAMLREADAIVLEEIKAAGLYDSMWQAFAVLLPVKTVGVMGDERTYENTAAIRCVESVDGMTADWVRIDYDVLARISSRIINEVRGINRVVYDISSKPPSTIEWE, from the coding sequence ATGGACATACACGATCAGAAAGTCCTTATAATCGACTTCGGCTCGCAGTACACGCAGCTCATAGCGCGCAGGATACGCGAGGCCGGCGTCTACTGCGAGATCCATCCCCCGCCGGAGCAGATGGCCGCCGTCAAGGCCTTCGCTCCCAGGGGGATAGTGCTATCCGGCGGTCCGGCCAGCGTCTTCGACCGGGGCGCGCCGAAGATCGACGGTGCGCTCTTCGAGCTGGGCGTGCCGGTGCTGGGCATATGCTACGGCATGCAGCTCACGGCGCACCTGCTCGGCGGAAAGCTCGAACGGTCGGGAAGACGCGAGTACGGCGAGGCCTTCATCGAGCCCGTCGGGCGCCACGCCCTCTTCTCGGGGCTGAGGAAAAAGAGCTACAGGGTCTGGATGAGCCACGGCGACCGCGTGGAGACGCCGCCGCCGGGATTCGTCGTAACGGCCCGCAGCTCAAACGGCGTCATAGCCGCCATGCGCCACGGTGAAGAGAAGATCTTCGGCCTCCAGTTCCACCCGGAGGTCGCGCACACCGAGTGCGGCGAGCGGATAATCAGGAACTTTCTGTTCAGGGTCTGCCGCCTCGAGGCGTCGTGGACCATGAAGGGCTTCATCGAGAGCGCCGTGGGGGAGATCAGGAAGAAGGTCGGCCATGCCCGCGTGGTCTGCGGCATAAGCGGCGGTGTGGACTCGGCCGTCACGGCCGTGCTGGTCCACCGCGCCGTGGGAGATCGGCTCACCTGCATATTCGTCGACAACGGCGTGCTCCGCAAGGGCGAGGCCGCCAAGGTGGAGGCCGCACTTCGCAGGAACTTCCATATGGACATACGCTGTGTCGACGCCCGCGAGAGGTTCTTTGCGAGGCTGAGGGGCGTGCGCGACCCCGAGCGCAAGCGAAAGATCATAGGCCGCGAGTTCATCAGGGTCTTCGAGGAGGAGGCCGGGAAGATAAAGGGGGTGAAGTTCCTCGCCCAGGGCACGCTCTATCCCGACGTAATCGAGAGCGTCTCGTTCAAGGGGCCGTCGGCGACCATCAAGAGCCACCACAACGTGGGCGGGCTGCTAAAGCGCATGAAGCTCCGGCTCGTCGAGCCGTTGCGCGAGCTCTTCAAGGACGAGGTCCGGCGTCTGGGCCGCGAGCTCGGCATGGCCGACGAGCTCGTCTCGCGCCACCCCTTTCCCGGCCCGGGACTTGCCATCAGGATAATAGGCCCGGTGACCGAGGAGCGCTGCGCCATGCTGCGCGAGGCCGACGCCATAGTGCTCGAGGAGATAAAGGCCGCCGGCCTCTACGACTCCATGTGGCAGGCCTTCGCCGTGCTCCTGCCGGTGAAGACCGTCGGCGTCATGGGCGATGAGAGGACATACGAGAACACGGCGGCCATAAGGTGTGTGGAGAGCGTGGACGGCATGACGGCCGACTGGGTGAGGATCGACTACGACGTGCTCGCCCGCATCTCCTCGCGCATAATCAACGAGGTGCGCGGCATAAACCGCGTGGTCTACGACATAAGCTCCAAGCCGCCGAGCACCATCGAGTGGGAGTAG